The following coding sequences are from one Rhodobiaceae bacterium window:
- the nudC gene encoding NADH pyrophosphatase, with product MALEVNPNIFANNPLDRAGHFRTNPDWIAEKLADSASLAVPLWNLKPLVLPEEQPGAGKDVGWLPVNMVQSASPGGTTVFLGINRRGKPLFAHDISSLKDPEGDGPFKGMGGFEDLRAVGMMGELPNTELAILAQAKAMIDWHARHGHCAVCGAKTNVAEAGYKRSCPSCNAEHFPRTDPVVIMLATYGDKAFLGRQKIFPKGMYSAAAGFVEPGESIEEAVARELDEEAKIDVKSVRYHSTQPWPFPSSLMIGCIAEATSEDFEIDGIELSEGRWFTRDELAAALDGKGDGFFVPPAFAIAHHLVKAFVEGW from the coding sequence ATGGCACTCGAGGTCAATCCCAACATTTTTGCCAATAACCCCCTCGACCGGGCGGGACATTTCCGCACGAATCCCGATTGGATCGCTGAGAAGCTGGCAGATAGCGCCAGCCTGGCGGTGCCGTTGTGGAACCTGAAACCTCTAGTCCTGCCAGAAGAACAACCAGGTGCTGGCAAAGATGTGGGGTGGCTACCGGTCAATATGGTTCAGTCCGCCTCTCCGGGTGGCACCACGGTTTTCCTTGGGATCAACCGGCGGGGAAAACCACTCTTTGCCCATGATATATCCAGCCTCAAAGACCCAGAGGGCGATGGTCCCTTCAAGGGCATGGGGGGATTTGAAGACCTGCGCGCCGTCGGCATGATGGGCGAACTGCCCAACACCGAACTTGCGATCCTTGCGCAAGCCAAAGCGATGATCGACTGGCACGCCCGCCACGGCCATTGCGCTGTTTGTGGTGCAAAGACCAACGTCGCTGAAGCCGGCTACAAGCGCAGCTGCCCGTCGTGCAATGCAGAACATTTCCCGAGGACAGATCCGGTCGTCATCATGCTGGCGACCTATGGCGACAAGGCCTTTCTGGGACGTCAGAAGATTTTCCCGAAAGGAATGTATTCTGCTGCCGCGGGTTTTGTAGAGCCTGGCGAGAGCATTGAAGAAGCTGTCGCCCGCGAACTGGACGAGGAAGCCAAGATTGACGTCAAGTCAGTGCGCTACCACTCCACCCAGCCCTGGCCTTTCCCGTCCAGCCTGATGATCGGCTGCATTGCGGAAGCAACAAGCGAGGATTTTGAGATTGACGGCATTGAGCTCTCAGAGGGTCGCTGGTTCACAAGAGACGAACTAGCTGCTGCATTGGACGGCAAGGGGGACGGCTTTTTCGTGCCGCCCGCCTTTGCTATCGCTCATCATCTGGTGAAAGCGTTCGTCGAGGGCTGGTAA
- a CDS encoding nucleoid-associated protein gives MKNLTDMMKQAQQLQSKLADTQAELENAVVEGSSGAGLVKVTLSGKGSMKRLHIDPSLMKPDDAEILEDLIVAAFNDGKAKAEALVAERMKELTGGLPLPPGMNFGL, from the coding sequence TTGAAAAACCTGACCGACATGATGAAACAGGCGCAACAGCTGCAGTCGAAGCTCGCCGATACACAGGCTGAGCTTGAGAATGCTGTAGTTGAAGGATCTAGTGGCGCCGGGCTGGTCAAAGTGACCCTCTCTGGCAAGGGCAGCATGAAACGCCTTCACATTGATCCAAGCCTCATGAAACCAGACGACGCAGAAATTCTGGAAGACCTGATTGTGGCAGCCTTCAATGACGGCAAGGCGAAAGCCGAAGCGCTGGTGGCTGAACGCATGAAAGAGCTGACCGGTGGCCTGCCTCTGCCACCTGGCATGAATTTCGGACTCTAA
- a CDS encoding hypothetical protein (family of unknown function (DUF5360)), which yields MMRSDDVFRKMRPWMLATDWLLLTYWFVTALVAIGLFAIPEGYLFKDYYDPRVVAWNWSFFPLDVVFAVLGIYAARLFSKADPRWFGYALVSAALTFCAGFMAICYWLILGDFDPSWWIPNLIIAAWPVWFVPRLIEAQGKADAPAT from the coding sequence ATGATGAGATCAGATGACGTTTTCCGCAAAATGCGTCCCTGGATGCTGGCTACCGACTGGCTTCTGCTTACCTATTGGTTCGTCACGGCGCTGGTAGCGATAGGCCTCTTCGCCATCCCGGAAGGATACCTATTCAAGGACTATTACGACCCGCGTGTGGTCGCCTGGAATTGGTCCTTCTTTCCTCTGGATGTGGTTTTTGCGGTGCTTGGTATTTATGCCGCGCGGCTTTTCTCCAAGGCGGACCCACGCTGGTTCGGCTACGCACTTGTTTCAGCCGCGCTCACATTCTGTGCGGGGTTTATGGCTATCTGTTATTGGCTGATCCTGGGCGACTTCGATCCAAGCTGGTGGATACCGAACCTTATCATTGCGGCCTGGCCAGTCTGGTTTGTTCCAAGGCTGATTGAGGCACAAGGAAAAGCCGACGCTCCTGCGACGTAA
- the betI gene encoding HTH-type transcriptional regulator BetI, which translates to MPKKIDRDERRRELVQASWDVLCTDGLEGVSLRRVADAADCTTGRIAHYFEGRDELLVASLRMANTQAAARMREIADCEDDPLKRLRAVLLESLPLDARRLKEWQVWISFWAATIGNKDLAGENLKRYREWRTALSSALKPLAPMKEIDVLAERLVTLVDGLGVGVTLNPTKEMRARAEAEVDAFLNNLS; encoded by the coding sequence ATGCCAAAGAAAATTGACCGTGACGAACGCCGACGGGAGCTGGTTCAGGCCAGCTGGGACGTTTTATGTACCGATGGGCTGGAAGGTGTGTCGCTCCGCCGCGTTGCCGATGCCGCTGATTGCACAACAGGCCGGATCGCCCACTATTTTGAAGGACGCGATGAGCTGCTCGTTGCATCTCTACGTATGGCGAACACCCAGGCCGCCGCACGCATGCGGGAAATCGCCGACTGCGAAGATGATCCGCTGAAGCGCTTACGTGCGGTCCTACTTGAAAGTTTGCCGCTGGATGCCCGCCGACTGAAGGAGTGGCAAGTATGGATCAGCTTCTGGGCCGCCACCATCGGCAACAAGGACCTGGCAGGGGAGAACCTGAAAAGATACCGCGAGTGGCGTACCGCACTCAGCTCCGCCCTGAAACCACTAGCACCTATGAAAGAAATAGACGTCCTTGCAGAGCGTCTCGTTACGCTTGTTGATGGGCTGGGTGTGGGAGTAACACTCAATCCGACGAAAGAGATGCGGGCGCGCGCAGAAGCCGAAGTGGATGCTTTCCTGAATAATCTCAGCTAG
- the pheA gene encoding P-protein: protein MANPASPDNTIAFQGELGANSHIACQEAYPDMDVLPCDTFEDAFAALTEGQARLAMIAIENSLAGRVADVHHLLPQSNAYVIGEHFLPIRHQLLGVKGADLAGLKTVQSHVMALGQCRTLIRDMKLKAVVGADTAGSARQIGEAGDSSRAAIATKLAADVYGLDILKADIEDAAHNTTRFLVMATEPDDAEPEEEPVITSFIFRVRNVPAALYKAMGGFATNGVNMTKLESYQLGGSFNATQFYADVEGHPSSRNVRLALEELEFFCSELKILGVYKASPFRADMPATD, encoded by the coding sequence ATGGCAAATCCAGCGTCTCCGGACAACACAATCGCGTTCCAGGGTGAATTGGGAGCAAACTCCCATATCGCCTGCCAGGAAGCCTATCCAGACATGGATGTGCTGCCCTGCGATACGTTTGAGGATGCGTTCGCAGCGCTCACTGAAGGCCAAGCGCGCCTTGCCATGATCGCGATTGAAAACTCGCTCGCGGGGCGGGTGGCTGACGTCCATCATCTTTTGCCTCAGTCGAATGCTTATGTAATTGGCGAGCACTTCTTGCCCATCCGCCATCAACTATTGGGCGTGAAGGGGGCTGACCTTGCAGGTCTCAAAACCGTTCAGTCTCATGTGATGGCGCTGGGCCAATGCCGCACCCTCATTCGCGACATGAAGTTAAAAGCAGTCGTCGGCGCTGATACGGCGGGTTCAGCACGCCAGATCGGTGAAGCTGGCGACTCGAGCCGGGCGGCCATCGCGACCAAGCTTGCCGCAGATGTTTACGGCCTCGATATTCTGAAAGCGGATATTGAAGACGCGGCCCACAACACCACACGGTTCCTCGTGATGGCGACGGAGCCCGATGATGCTGAGCCGGAAGAAGAGCCTGTAATTACGAGCTTCATCTTCCGCGTCCGCAATGTACCCGCTGCGCTCTACAAGGCCATGGGCGGCTTTGCCACAAACGGCGTCAACATGACCAAGCTTGAAAGCTATCAGCTGGGTGGCTCTTTCAATGCGACCCAATTCTATGCGGACGTGGAAGGTCATCCCTCCTCACGCAATGTGCGGTTGGCGCTGGAGGAGCTGGAGTTCTTCTGTTCTGAACTCAAGATCCTGGGCGTCTACAAGGCCAGCCCTTTCCGCGCGGACATGCCGGCGACCGATTGA
- a CDS encoding hypothetical protein (protein of unknown function (DUF2834)) has product MLRWFYLCAMVAGTLLPLSQFLPWLSEHGLDIPLFFAELFANRIGGFFGWDVIVSAIVLIPFILIEGRRLGMERLWMPVAGTFLVGVSCGLPMFLYLREARLEQMKGIAVDKLV; this is encoded by the coding sequence ATGCTCCGCTGGTTCTATTTGTGCGCGATGGTGGCAGGCACTCTCCTGCCGCTGTCGCAGTTCCTGCCCTGGCTTTCAGAGCACGGGCTCGACATTCCACTCTTCTTTGCGGAGCTGTTTGCCAATCGTATCGGTGGGTTTTTCGGGTGGGATGTCATCGTTTCCGCCATTGTGCTTATCCCGTTCATCCTGATTGAAGGAAGGCGGCTCGGCATGGAGCGGCTCTGGATGCCCGTCGCCGGCACCTTCCTTGTGGGCGTTTCCTGCGGGCTGCCGATGTTTCTTTATTTGCGGGAAGCGCGGCTGGAGCAGATGAAGGGCATCGCGGTCGATAAACTGGTCTGA
- the dnaX gene encoding DNA polymerase III subunit tau — MDDVADSAPEEVPTPEPRPDPATEPGFDLGGAPVAAPDAGYRVLARKYRPTTFDDLVGQEAMVRTLSNAFESGRIAHAFMLTGVRGVGKTTTARILARALNYSKAEGDKPTIELHDFGEHCEAIMESRHQDVLEMDAASRTGIDDIREIIESVRYNPVSARYKVYIIDEVHMLSKAAFNGLLKTLEEPPEHVKFIFATTEIRKVPVTVLSRCQRFDLRRLSAEELMGLLKKVADKENVAIEDAALGLLARAAEGSARDGLSLLDQGIAHGAGAIKEEDVRDMLGLADRARVFDLFDLVMKGEIAPALAELRDQYDSGADPAVVLSDLAELTHWLTRLKLAESAADDLTVTETERVRGQEMAKALPVRVLSRTWQMLLKGIGEVQGAAKPIAAAEMILVRLAYVADQPSPEELVAKLKDQPAGAAAGGGAPNMGGAPNGGARASMSGGGGAAQAVGQSQPTPQGQVEPARAPEFRAYADVIAYAQSQRDIKLAHLMESGLRLVHFEKGRIEVNVVHGDNSVAGQLAEKLRQWTGERWLVSISKAEGAPTLRQQKETRRDELHLEVQEDPLVKAALEAFPGAKIRNVVEPELLGPAPAEGESTKDEDAD; from the coding sequence ATGGATGACGTCGCTGACAGTGCACCTGAAGAGGTGCCCACCCCTGAACCGAGGCCCGATCCCGCCACCGAGCCTGGATTCGATCTAGGGGGTGCGCCGGTCGCAGCACCTGATGCTGGCTACCGTGTTCTTGCCCGGAAATATCGCCCGACAACCTTTGATGACCTGGTTGGCCAGGAAGCTATGGTGCGTACCCTCTCAAATGCCTTTGAGAGTGGTCGAATTGCCCATGCCTTCATGCTGACCGGCGTGCGCGGCGTCGGGAAAACAACCACAGCACGTATTCTTGCCCGCGCGCTGAACTACTCGAAGGCTGAAGGCGACAAGCCCACAATCGAACTCCATGATTTTGGCGAGCATTGCGAAGCCATTATGGAATCTCGGCACCAGGACGTGTTGGAAATGGACGCGGCGTCCCGCACGGGCATTGACGACATTCGCGAGATCATTGAGAGCGTCCGCTACAATCCGGTGAGTGCGCGCTACAAAGTCTACATCATTGACGAAGTGCACATGCTCTCAAAGGCAGCCTTCAATGGGCTGCTGAAGACGCTGGAAGAACCGCCAGAACATGTGAAGTTCATTTTTGCGACGACCGAGATCCGGAAGGTTCCAGTCACCGTGCTTTCCCGTTGCCAGCGCTTTGATCTGCGCCGTCTAAGCGCGGAAGAGCTGATGGGCCTTCTGAAGAAAGTTGCCGACAAAGAAAACGTGGCGATTGAAGACGCTGCCCTTGGGCTGCTCGCACGCGCGGCAGAAGGCTCGGCGCGCGATGGCCTGTCACTGCTCGATCAGGGCATTGCCCATGGTGCGGGCGCCATCAAAGAAGAAGATGTGCGCGACATGTTGGGTCTCGCCGACCGCGCTAGGGTCTTCGACCTGTTTGATCTGGTGATGAAGGGCGAAATTGCCCCGGCACTTGCGGAACTGCGCGATCAATATGATTCTGGAGCAGACCCTGCTGTCGTTTTGTCTGACCTGGCTGAACTCACGCATTGGCTGACACGCCTCAAGCTTGCGGAAAGTGCCGCCGATGATTTGACGGTCACAGAGACCGAGCGCGTACGTGGACAGGAAATGGCGAAAGCCCTCCCAGTGCGCGTGCTCTCTCGTACCTGGCAGATGCTTTTGAAGGGCATCGGGGAAGTGCAGGGTGCGGCCAAACCAATCGCGGCGGCGGAGATGATCCTGGTGCGCCTCGCCTATGTAGCAGACCAGCCGTCACCCGAAGAATTGGTTGCCAAGCTTAAAGACCAGCCTGCTGGAGCTGCTGCCGGCGGTGGCGCTCCAAACATGGGTGGCGCGCCGAATGGCGGCGCGCGCGCAAGCATGAGTGGCGGGGGTGGTGCTGCGCAGGCTGTCGGACAGTCCCAACCGACACCGCAGGGGCAGGTTGAACCCGCCCGCGCACCTGAGTTCCGTGCCTATGCAGACGTGATAGCATATGCCCAGTCGCAGCGGGATATCAAACTCGCCCACCTCATGGAGTCTGGCCTCCGTCTCGTGCATTTCGAGAAGGGCCGTATCGAGGTGAACGTCGTTCATGGCGACAATTCTGTTGCTGGTCAGCTCGCAGAGAAACTGCGCCAGTGGACCGGCGAGCGGTGGCTTGTCTCTATTTCCAAAGCGGAAGGGGCACCGACCCTTCGACAGCAAAAAGAGACCCGCCGGGATGAATTGCACCTGGAGGTGCAGGAAGATCCGCTGGTGAAAGCGGCACTTGAGGCGTTTCCCGGCGCGAAAATCAGAAATGTTGTGGAACCGGAGCTTCTGGGACCAGCGCCTGCGGAAGGCGAGAGTACAAAAGATGAGGATGCGGATTGA
- the recR gene encoding recombination protein RecR, translating to MSALSGPEIERLIQLLGKLPGLGPRSARRAVLHLVKKKQTLLEPLAIAMADAAEKAVICTTCGNVDTQDPCMICIDPRREPKSLCVVEDVGDLWALERAGAHKGRYHVLGGTLSALDGIGPEDLTIGSLLERASGDEITEVILATNATVDGQTTAHYITDRLATAGVSVTRLAHGVPVGGELDYLDDGTLAAAMKSRRPV from the coding sequence ATGAGCGCCCTAAGTGGTCCTGAGATTGAGCGGTTGATCCAACTGCTGGGCAAATTGCCGGGCTTGGGTCCCCGTTCTGCGCGTCGCGCCGTCCTGCATCTCGTAAAGAAAAAACAGACCCTGTTGGAACCGCTGGCGATCGCGATGGCAGATGCGGCTGAAAAAGCTGTGATCTGCACCACGTGTGGAAACGTCGACACACAGGACCCCTGTATGATTTGTATTGATCCGCGCCGGGAGCCCAAAAGCCTCTGCGTTGTCGAGGATGTGGGCGATCTCTGGGCGTTGGAGCGAGCCGGTGCCCATAAGGGCCGCTATCATGTGCTGGGAGGAACGCTCTCAGCGCTAGATGGCATCGGACCGGAAGATCTCACTATCGGCTCTTTATTGGAGCGCGCGTCCGGGGATGAAATCACTGAAGTGATCCTCGCCACCAACGCCACCGTCGATGGCCAGACAACGGCACATTACATCACCGACCGTCTGGCGACGGCAGGTGTCTCCGTCACGCGCCTCGCACATGGTGTGCCCGTCGGCGGTGAGTTAGATTATCTGGACGACGGTACGCTTGCTGCGGCGATGAAATCCCGCCGACCTGTTTGA
- the alsT gene encoding amino-acid carrier protein AlsT — MEMIEAFVGQVNSIVWGVPMLILIGATGVFLMAGLLFMPLRKLAHGFKLLLTPATQGEGDIPPFKALMTALSATVGTGNIAGVATAIFLGGPGALFYMWLIALIGMATKYAEAVCAVTFRETDAKGNHVGGPMYYLKNGVGEKYPTLGKVLAPLFALFAAVAAFGIGNGVQANSVADAMSSSFGVPHIATGLVMMAIVAAVLLGGIRRIADVAGALVPLMIVLYVGAALVILVINAAAIPDAFALIFHHAFEPASAAGGFAGATVAAAIRFGIARGVFSNEAGLGSAAIAHAAAKTNDPVRQGHIAMLGTFIDTIIVCTMTGLVIITSGLWTSGDTGAALTSSSFAMALPGGAEIVSVALAIFAFTTILGWSYYGERSVQYLFGDLAILPYRVIWIVAIPVGATLNLGFIWLLADTLNAMMAIPNLIGLIILGPMVFRATKTYWEKRAANPQSAD, encoded by the coding sequence ATGGAAATGATCGAAGCATTTGTGGGACAGGTGAACAGCATCGTCTGGGGCGTGCCCATGCTGATCCTGATCGGGGCGACGGGCGTCTTCCTGATGGCGGGCCTTCTGTTCATGCCCCTGCGAAAGCTCGCGCATGGTTTCAAGCTGCTGCTGACCCCGGCGACCCAGGGCGAAGGCGACATCCCCCCCTTTAAGGCGTTGATGACGGCGCTGTCTGCGACGGTCGGCACCGGGAATATTGCAGGCGTTGCCACCGCGATTTTCCTCGGCGGGCCTGGCGCGCTTTTCTACATGTGGCTCATCGCACTGATTGGCATGGCAACCAAATATGCCGAAGCCGTTTGTGCTGTAACCTTCCGGGAAACAGACGCCAAGGGCAATCATGTCGGCGGGCCGATGTATTATCTCAAAAACGGTGTCGGCGAAAAATACCCGACACTTGGCAAGGTTCTCGCCCCCCTGTTTGCGCTTTTTGCCGCCGTCGCCGCATTTGGTATTGGCAATGGTGTGCAGGCCAACTCAGTGGCAGACGCCATGAGTTCAAGCTTTGGTGTGCCTCATATCGCCACTGGTCTTGTGATGATGGCGATTGTGGCTGCTGTTCTCTTAGGCGGCATTCGCCGTATCGCGGATGTAGCAGGCGCACTCGTGCCCCTCATGATCGTTCTGTATGTGGGGGCAGCACTTGTGATCCTCGTGATCAACGCCGCCGCCATCCCTGATGCGTTTGCTCTCATCTTCCATCACGCTTTTGAGCCCGCTTCTGCAGCCGGTGGTTTTGCTGGTGCAACGGTTGCTGCCGCCATTCGTTTCGGGATTGCCCGTGGTGTGTTCTCCAATGAGGCGGGACTTGGGTCGGCGGCCATCGCCCATGCGGCGGCCAAGACCAATGATCCCGTGCGTCAGGGACATATTGCGATGCTCGGCACATTCATTGACACCATCATTGTCTGTACCATGACCGGCCTCGTGATCATCACATCGGGTCTCTGGACATCCGGCGACACCGGGGCGGCTCTCACTAGCTCAAGCTTTGCCATGGCCCTGCCAGGCGGTGCTGAGATTGTCTCGGTTGCTCTGGCGATCTTTGCCTTCACCACCATTCTAGGTTGGTCCTATTATGGTGAGCGGTCGGTGCAATATCTCTTTGGTGATCTTGCGATCCTGCCCTATCGGGTCATTTGGATCGTGGCCATTCCGGTTGGTGCGACGCTTAACCTCGGTTTCATCTGGCTCTTGGCAGATACGCTCAACGCCATGATGGCGATCCCGAACCTGATCGGCCTCATCATCCTCGGGCCCATGGTCTTCAGGGCGACCAAGACCTATTGGGAAAAACGGGCCGCGAACCCACAAAGCGCAGACTGA
- a CDS encoding DNA recombination protein RmuC, whose product MDASFLPYLVSAVVTAVVVTALLMLRLQKGKREEEPVGPNPVEQQLAQLADMQNQLAGRLATLQEGQTTSQQTLNQALNERLDAVSQRLNQSLTENTQKTNQTLNERLEKVSKNLTETSLKNREQLGEQLGMLNTRLAVIGEAQKKLDSLTTEVVGLQEVLGNKQARGAFGEIQLNDLVTSALPPSAYSFQTPLSNKSRPDCLIKLPNPPGSIAVDSKFPLDSYRRLVDASDETAKLAATRQLRADVQKHIKDISEKYIIPGETAESALMFLPSEAVYAELHARFADVVDQGYKARVWIVSPTTLMATLNTVRAVLKDAQMREQAHVIQAEVGKLLDDVVRLDARVDKLKGHFAQAEKDIRDIETSTAKITRKGERIKEVELEDPAELSPPSESKLQSSSKVAGSQPDLLAGE is encoded by the coding sequence ATGGACGCTTCATTTCTTCCCTATCTGGTTTCGGCGGTGGTTACGGCAGTTGTGGTGACCGCGCTCCTCATGCTGCGTCTGCAAAAGGGCAAGCGGGAGGAAGAACCGGTGGGGCCCAATCCCGTCGAGCAGCAATTGGCACAGCTTGCAGATATGCAGAACCAGCTGGCGGGCCGGCTGGCAACGCTTCAAGAAGGCCAGACCACGAGCCAACAGACGCTTAATCAGGCGCTCAACGAGCGGCTTGATGCGGTGAGTCAGCGGCTCAATCAAAGCCTGACAGAGAACACCCAGAAGACGAACCAGACGCTGAATGAGCGGCTGGAGAAGGTAAGCAAGAACCTTACAGAAACGTCTTTAAAGAACCGGGAGCAGTTGGGCGAGCAGTTGGGCATGCTCAACACCCGCCTTGCCGTCATCGGCGAAGCGCAGAAGAAACTGGACAGTTTGACGACCGAAGTGGTCGGGCTGCAGGAAGTGCTCGGTAACAAACAAGCCCGTGGTGCTTTTGGCGAAATTCAATTGAATGATCTGGTGACGAGCGCCCTGCCACCGTCTGCCTATTCATTCCAGACACCGCTTTCCAATAAAAGCCGTCCCGATTGCCTGATCAAACTACCAAACCCACCAGGCTCCATTGCAGTCGACAGTAAATTCCCCCTCGACAGCTATCGGCGGCTTGTTGATGCGTCTGATGAAACCGCAAAATTGGCAGCCACCCGCCAATTGCGCGCGGACGTACAGAAACACATCAAGGACATTTCAGAGAAATACATCATCCCCGGCGAGACAGCAGAGTCCGCTCTCATGTTCCTGCCATCCGAGGCGGTTTATGCAGAGCTGCATGCTCGGTTCGCGGATGTGGTGGATCAGGGCTACAAGGCGCGGGTCTGGATTGTGTCACCCACCACGCTGATGGCGACACTCAATACGGTGCGCGCGGTGCTCAAAGATGCACAGATGCGTGAGCAGGCCCATGTCATTCAGGCAGAAGTTGGCAAATTGCTGGACGATGTGGTCCGCTTAGACGCACGGGTCGACAAACTCAAAGGCCACTTTGCGCAGGCGGAGAAAGATATCCGCGACATCGAGACGTCGACGGCGAAGATAACGCGGAAAGGCGAGCGGATTAAAGAAGTCGAGCTGGAAGATCCCGCCGAACTATCCCCGCCTTCTGAGAGCAAACTACAATCAAGCAGCAAGGTGGCTGGAAGCCAACCCGACCTGCTTGCCGGTGAATAA